A stretch of the Haloplanus aerogenes genome encodes the following:
- a CDS encoding APC family permease, with protein MSELRRELGLLEAVVYGVGLILGAGIYAILGEATGVTGGSIVISFLLAALIASLTGLSYAELASLFPKAEGDYIYVHEAFDRKLISDMTALGRLFMGVISSAAVALAFSGYLSAFVDVPSIPIAILLVVVMTGINFWGIDLSTKINVLFTGIEVAGLVIIIWIASGSWGNAEILHAPNGAFGVIHAGFLIFFAYLGFGSIVNLSEETEDATVTIPRAIIFSIGITTLLYVLVGLSAVALVDWRVLGRSASPLAEVARVGWGPLGSTVLGAIALFSTTNTVLILQISTSRLFYGVSKSEYHVFPEMFSRVHSSRQTPHYAVVVVGLITIPFIFLGDIGLVAGLANLMLLVVFVLVNAALLKLRYSRPDLERGFRTPLNVGQLSITAVAGLLSSLGLIAFYVLTW; from the coding sequence ATGTCAGAATTACGTCGCGAACTCGGACTCCTCGAAGCCGTCGTCTACGGCGTTGGCCTGATTCTCGGGGCTGGCATTTACGCGATTCTCGGCGAGGCAACTGGCGTGACCGGCGGCTCGATCGTGATTTCGTTTCTGCTGGCCGCCCTGATCGCGTCATTAACGGGACTGAGCTATGCCGAGCTCGCCTCGCTGTTCCCGAAAGCGGAAGGTGATTATATCTACGTTCACGAGGCGTTCGACCGCAAACTCATTTCAGACATGACAGCGCTCGGCCGCCTGTTCATGGGCGTCATCTCGTCCGCAGCGGTGGCATTGGCCTTCTCGGGCTATCTCTCTGCCTTCGTTGATGTTCCATCGATCCCAATCGCCATTCTCCTCGTCGTCGTTATGACCGGTATCAACTTCTGGGGCATCGACCTCTCCACCAAAATAAACGTCCTCTTCACCGGGATCGAGGTCGCCGGACTGGTGATAATCATCTGGATCGCGAGTGGTTCATGGGGTAACGCCGAGATCCTCCACGCCCCGAACGGCGCATTCGGCGTCATCCACGCGGGGTTTCTGATTTTCTTCGCCTATCTCGGCTTCGGATCGATCGTAAACCTGTCCGAAGAGACCGAGGATGCGACTGTGACGATCCCACGTGCGATTATCTTCTCTATCGGTATCACGACACTCCTGTACGTACTCGTTGGGTTATCGGCGGTCGCGCTGGTTGACTGGCGCGTCTTGGGCCGTTCGGCGTCGCCGCTGGCAGAGGTTGCCCGGGTCGGCTGGGGACCACTCGGGTCAACAGTGCTCGGCGCAATCGCTCTCTTCTCGACGACAAACACTGTACTCATCCTCCAGATCTCGACCTCGCGTCTGTTCTACGGCGTGTCGAAATCGGAGTACCACGTGTTCCCGGAGATGTTCTCTCGCGTGCACTCGTCCCGTCAAACACCACATTATGCAGTGGTGGTAGTCGGACTCATCACGATTCCTTTCATTTTCCTCGGCGATATCGGACTCGTGGCAGGATTGGCCAATCTCATGCTATTGGTCGTCTTCGTGCTGGTGAATGCCGCGTTGCTGAAACTCCGGTATTCACGACCAGATCTGGAACGGGGATTTCGAACGCCGCTTAACGTCGGCCAACTGTCGATCACGGCGGTTGCAGGGCTTCTTTCGTCTCTTGGGCTGATCGCGTTCTACGTACTCACGTGGTAG
- a CDS encoding universal stress protein, whose protein sequence is MYEDILLPFDGSDGAAEALHHTAEIAHWADATIHVLFVADTTRDSVTVVETEVVDALIQEGEDIVEEAEKTLDALGADYDSDVVQGHPAPTIVEYAERYEYDVIVMPTHGREGVSRYLLGSVTEKVVRLSSVPVLTARMQPDEQLVFPYENILIPTDGSAGAAHAAEYGLSLAAALDATVHVLSVVDDTSLGLDVRSTISGHEREQVATDAVDDVVSEAETRGVSNTVRHVEHGSPIELILGTIDSNDIHAVVMGTTGRRGSDRILLGSVAEKTVRSAPVPVITVGHRE, encoded by the coding sequence ATGTACGAGGACATTCTGCTCCCGTTCGATGGAAGCGATGGGGCTGCGGAGGCATTGCATCACACTGCCGAGATCGCACACTGGGCCGACGCCACGATCCACGTCCTGTTCGTCGCGGATACGACACGCGATAGTGTCACGGTCGTCGAAACCGAGGTCGTTGACGCCCTTATCCAGGAGGGCGAGGACATCGTCGAGGAAGCAGAAAAGACACTGGATGCACTCGGTGCCGACTACGATTCCGACGTCGTCCAGGGGCATCCAGCGCCGACGATCGTCGAGTACGCCGAGCGATACGAGTACGACGTGATCGTGATGCCGACCCACGGTCGGGAGGGGGTGTCACGATACCTCCTCGGAAGCGTCACGGAGAAGGTCGTCCGTCTGTCTTCCGTCCCTGTCCTCACAGCGCGGATGCAGCCCGACGAACAACTGGTGTTCCCCTACGAGAACATTCTCATACCGACCGACGGGAGTGCCGGTGCGGCCCATGCTGCCGAGTATGGCCTCTCACTTGCAGCGGCTCTCGATGCGACTGTTCACGTGCTGTCTGTCGTCGACGATACGTCGCTGGGTCTGGACGTTCGCTCCACGATTTCGGGACATGAACGTGAACAGGTTGCGACCGACGCCGTGGACGACGTCGTGTCCGAGGCGGAGACACGCGGCGTATCGAACACGGTCCGGCACGTCGAACACGGATCCCCTATCGAGCTAATACTCGGGACCATCGACTCGAACGATATCCACGCCGTCGTGATGGGGACGACAGGGAGACGCGGGAGCGATCGAATCCTTCTCGGGAGTGTCGCCGAGAAGACCGTCCGCTCTGCACCAGTTCCAGTCATCACGGTTGGACACAGGGAGTAG
- a CDS encoding amphi-Trp domain-containing protein, which yields MGELETEAEKTRSEIASYLRELAEQLDGDDAVTLELGGKQVQLDPTNPVTFKLEGESDWSEGDTEAKQSIEFELVWWREAQTAEEGTLDITTEGQ from the coding sequence ATGGGAGAACTCGAAACTGAAGCCGAGAAAACGCGGTCCGAAATCGCATCGTATCTCCGCGAACTAGCCGAGCAACTCGACGGCGACGACGCTGTGACGCTCGAACTCGGTGGGAAGCAGGTTCAGTTGGACCCGACGAACCCGGTGACGTTCAAGCTTGAAGGCGAGTCGGACTGGTCTGAAGGGGATACCGAGGCAAAACAGAGTATCGAGTTCGAGCTCGTCTGGTGGCGTGAGGCCCAGACGGCAGAAGAAGGAACGTTGGATATCACTACGGAGGGTCAGTAA
- a CDS encoding hemolysin family protein: MVNVALSLAQVVLALALVVLNGFFVAAEFAFVRIRGTSVEQLAEEGRPGAGTLQEVMVSLDDYLATTQLGITIASLGLGWVGEPAVAALIEPVLEPILPAGLIHLVAFAIGFSIITFLHVVFGELAPKTLAIAQTERLSLFLAPPMKVFYYILYPGIVVFNGAANAFTRALGVPPASETDETLGERELLRVLTRSGEEGDIDVAEVKMIERVFDLDDVVVREVMVPRPDVVSVPADASLSDLQSIVLEAGHTRYPVLDADDSDQVIGFVDVKDVLRAEVEDGDAEIVGDIAREIVIAPETMALSDLLRQFREDQQQMAAVIDEWGAFEGIATVEDVVEALVGDLRDEFDMDEREPSIRRRGDEGYDIDGSVPLSKINDMIEGDFTSEEVETIGGLVLEQLNRAPERGDRVEVDGYVIEVTSVEGTRISTVWVHEREEDDSVVD, encoded by the coding sequence ATGGTAAATGTCGCGCTCTCGCTGGCGCAAGTCGTCCTTGCGCTGGCTCTGGTGGTGTTGAACGGCTTTTTTGTCGCTGCAGAGTTCGCCTTCGTACGGATACGAGGGACATCGGTCGAACAACTTGCTGAGGAGGGACGCCCCGGCGCGGGGACGCTCCAAGAAGTGATGGTGAGCCTTGACGACTATCTCGCGACGACGCAACTCGGCATTACCATCGCCTCGCTCGGGTTGGGGTGGGTCGGCGAACCCGCCGTGGCTGCGCTCATCGAACCCGTACTGGAACCGATTCTCCCGGCGGGTCTCATCCATCTCGTCGCTTTCGCAATCGGCTTCAGTATCATCACGTTCCTCCACGTCGTCTTCGGTGAACTCGCGCCGAAGACGCTCGCAATCGCCCAGACCGAGCGACTCTCCCTGTTCCTCGCCCCGCCGATGAAGGTCTTCTATTACATCCTCTATCCAGGAATCGTCGTCTTCAACGGGGCTGCCAACGCATTCACGCGAGCACTCGGCGTGCCACCCGCCTCCGAAACGGACGAGACGCTCGGCGAGCGGGAGCTCCTTCGGGTGCTGACTCGATCCGGCGAGGAAGGAGACATCGACGTTGCAGAGGTGAAGATGATCGAGCGGGTCTTCGACCTCGACGACGTCGTGGTGCGGGAGGTCATGGTTCCACGACCGGACGTGGTGAGCGTTCCCGCCGATGCCTCGCTCTCCGACCTTCAGTCGATCGTCCTTGAGGCTGGTCATACGCGCTATCCAGTTCTTGATGCCGACGACAGCGACCAAGTGATCGGATTCGTAGATGTCAAGGACGTGCTCCGAGCGGAGGTGGAGGACGGTGACGCCGAGATAGTCGGCGACATCGCCCGCGAAATTGTCATCGCTCCTGAGACGATGGCACTGAGCGATCTCCTGAGGCAGTTCAGGGAAGATCAACAGCAAATGGCCGCAGTTATCGACGAGTGGGGGGCATTCGAGGGGATTGCAACGGTTGAAGACGTCGTCGAGGCGCTCGTTGGAGACCTCCGGGATGAGTTTGATATGGACGAGCGTGAGCCCTCGATTCGCCGGCGTGGCGATGAGGGGTACGACATCGACGGCAGCGTCCCGTTATCGAAAATCAACGACATGATCGAGGGAGATTTCACAAGTGAAGAGGTCGAAACGATCGGTGGACTGGTACTCGAGCAACTCAACCGTGCGCCAGAACGTGGCGATCGCGTTGAGGTCGACGGGTACGTCATTGAGGTGACGAGCGTTGAGGGGACCCGAATTTCGACGGTCTGGGTTCACGAACGTGAAGAGGATGATTCAGTGGTAGACTGA
- a CDS encoding mechanosensitive ion channel family protein, giving the protein MIGQVSPPKWLIDILAAYEQVLSELFWFIVGFGVVYLISQVFLVPLATQVVRSRNRNNPTIETATKTYLRVVLIGFATLTGIIAAGYGRILSESAVIIAALTFALGIAGQQVFGSLISGMFLVADPDFNVGDWIEWPGGEGTVEAVDFRVTRIRTPNHETISVPNTELTTNAITRPYGRNRYRLTEQVYVAYYEDTERALLELQQIATNLESVLGDPAPNTRIVKLGENAITIQAEFWTENPRHINILTLRSDFRRLVKRHFDEEDITLAPPSAQLLSGGVTVTDRRSESPASNSE; this is encoded by the coding sequence ATGATCGGCCAGGTTTCTCCACCCAAGTGGTTGATAGACATCCTAGCGGCGTACGAGCAGGTGTTGTCGGAATTGTTCTGGTTCATCGTGGGATTCGGCGTCGTGTATCTCATAAGCCAGGTTTTTCTCGTTCCACTCGCGACCCAAGTCGTCAGATCGCGTAATCGCAATAACCCAACAATTGAGACAGCAACAAAAACGTACCTTCGGGTCGTTCTGATCGGATTCGCCACGCTAACGGGTATCATCGCCGCTGGCTACGGACGGATACTCTCCGAGTCAGCGGTCATCATCGCCGCCCTCACCTTCGCCCTCGGCATCGCTGGCCAGCAAGTGTTCGGGTCGCTTATCAGTGGGATGTTCCTCGTCGCTGATCCGGACTTTAACGTCGGCGACTGGATCGAGTGGCCGGGCGGAGAAGGTACTGTCGAAGCAGTCGATTTTCGTGTCACCCGTATCCGGACACCGAACCACGAAACGATCTCGGTCCCTAATACTGAACTCACAACCAACGCGATCACCCGGCCCTACGGTCGGAACAGGTATCGACTGACAGAACAGGTATACGTCGCCTATTACGAGGACACCGAGCGGGCCCTGTTGGAGTTACAACAGATCGCCACGAACCTCGAATCGGTTCTTGGTGATCCAGCGCCGAATACACGTATCGTCAAACTCGGGGAGAATGCAATCACGATACAAGCAGAATTCTGGACCGAAAATCCGAGACACATAAATATACTGACGCTTCGCTCTGACTTCCGCCGATTAGTGAAACGGCACTTCGATGAGGAAGATATTACGCTCGCTCCCCCATCCGCGCAGTTGCTTTCGGGGGGCGTAACCGTGACAGACAGGAGATCCGAGTCACCAGCCTCGAATAGCGAATAA
- a CDS encoding universal stress protein: MYDQILFPTDGSEPAASVLDYALQIAAEHEATIHVLNVVDTSQDSLSGMQDDVDDVLEQEGTEIVNEAAQRATERGITVVSEVLHGDPYEVIVEYSTQSAIGLIVMPTHGRRGLQRFLLGSVTERVINTADVPVIAVNPRTQSLTYPCQELLVPTDGSRGSELAVSEGVALANATGATLHLLHVVETGSLGPDVRSLVNDEELTTRADEIIADAIETAEAATVDRIESEIEVGVPSKEIRNYIDTHEIDFTILGTHGTTDFSRYMMGGVSAKIVRTSPVPVMWVRELDSSGERDASAGG; encoded by the coding sequence ATGTACGACCAGATCCTCTTTCCCACAGATGGGAGCGAGCCAGCAGCATCGGTCCTCGACTATGCCCTCCAGATAGCCGCCGAACACGAGGCAACGATCCACGTCCTCAATGTCGTAGACACCAGCCAAGACAGCCTTAGCGGAATGCAAGACGATGTGGATGACGTTCTGGAGCAGGAAGGAACAGAGATCGTGAACGAAGCAGCACAGCGCGCGACAGAACGCGGCATCACCGTGGTCTCGGAGGTACTCCACGGTGACCCCTACGAGGTGATTGTCGAGTATAGTACGCAGTCAGCCATCGGGTTGATCGTGATGCCCACCCACGGACGGCGTGGATTGCAGCGGTTTCTCCTGGGAAGCGTTACAGAGCGCGTTATCAACACCGCAGACGTCCCGGTGATCGCAGTCAATCCCAGGACCCAATCACTCACCTATCCGTGTCAAGAGCTTCTGGTTCCCACGGACGGCAGCCGTGGTTCGGAACTCGCGGTATCCGAAGGCGTTGCCCTCGCAAACGCAACTGGTGCCACGCTTCATTTACTCCACGTTGTCGAGACAGGAAGCCTCGGTCCGGATGTTCGCTCTCTGGTGAACGATGAGGAACTCACCACCCGAGCGGACGAGATCATCGCAGACGCCATTGAGACCGCAGAGGCGGCGACCGTCGATCGCATCGAGAGTGAAATCGAAGTCGGTGTCCCGTCCAAAGAGATCCGGAACTACATCGATACACACGAGATCGACTTCACGATCCTCGGCACGCACGGCACGACCGATTTCAGCCGCTACATGATGGGTGGAGTAAGTGCGAAGATCGTCCGAACGTCGCCAGTTCCGGTGATGTGGGTTCGGGAGCTGGACTCGAGTGGTGAGCGAGACGCCTCTGCCGGTGGGTGA
- a CDS encoding CNNM domain-containing protein, translating into MNGLELTLRLLSGVLLILANGFFVAIEFALTRVRQYPKSEFDIPGLERAWEMTQDLEIYLTSCQVGISATSIAVGIVAEPVLASLIDPVFENTLLTSIGAGGILAFVIINLLHLTHGEQTPTYLGVERTKFVVRYGATPLYWFAKLLYPVIVLGDSVAKWTLWLFGVEMTSAWLETETDRVESRADLRHRLGTLLDRGNLSEERQEEILNAFTVGERPVSDIMTDREDIIFLSTAVSAQENFDRIGTSLHTRFPLIGGDPADYRGVVYVPAVVDQIDELRRGEVTFEDIAVPQMTLRADTLISDAVDQFQDEHQELALVYDEDEENVVGLITATDALEAVMGEIEDPLDIKLRERKSVPQ; encoded by the coding sequence ATGAATGGTCTCGAACTAACGCTCCGCCTACTCAGCGGTGTTTTACTCATCCTCGCGAACGGATTCTTCGTTGCGATTGAGTTCGCGCTCACTCGCGTGCGACAGTATCCCAAATCCGAGTTCGACATCCCGGGACTCGAGCGAGCCTGGGAGATGACACAGGACCTCGAAATATATCTTACGAGCTGTCAGGTCGGCATCTCTGCGACGAGTATCGCCGTCGGCATCGTCGCGGAACCTGTCCTGGCTTCGTTGATCGATCCAGTGTTCGAGAATACGCTGCTCACGTCGATTGGAGCGGGTGGCATCCTCGCGTTTGTCATCATCAATCTGCTCCACCTGACCCACGGTGAACAGACCCCCACGTATCTCGGGGTCGAGCGGACGAAGTTCGTCGTTCGGTACGGCGCGACACCGCTGTACTGGTTTGCCAAACTGCTCTACCCGGTCATCGTGCTCGGAGACAGCGTCGCCAAATGGACGCTCTGGCTGTTCGGTGTCGAGATGACCAGTGCCTGGCTAGAAACCGAAACCGATCGGGTCGAATCGCGGGCGGACCTCCGCCACCGCCTCGGGACCTTGCTCGACCGGGGGAACCTTTCTGAGGAACGGCAAGAAGAAATCCTGAACGCCTTCACTGTCGGCGAACGGCCCGTCAGCGACATCATGACCGATCGTGAGGACATTATTTTTCTCTCGACAGCCGTCTCCGCCCAGGAAAATTTCGATCGAATCGGAACAAGCCTGCACACGCGATTTCCCTTGATTGGTGGCGATCCAGCCGATTATCGAGGGGTTGTCTACGTCCCTGCAGTTGTCGATCAGATCGACGAACTCCGGCGTGGCGAGGTCACGTTCGAGGATATCGCCGTTCCACAGATGACGCTTCGAGCAGACACGCTCATCAGCGATGCCGTCGACCAGTTTCAGGACGAGCACCAGGAGCTCGCGCTCGTGTATGATGAAGACGAGGAGAACGTCGTGGGACTGATCACCGCGACGGACGCCCTCGAAGCAGTGATGGGTGAGATCGAAGACCCGCTCGACATCAAACTCCGGGAACGAAAGAGCGTCCCCCAGTGA
- a CDS encoding universal stress protein, with product MYSDILIPTDGSPGAQEAIEHGLEIAQQYEATVHALYVVDTRVSRSGPLLESLQREGRKAVRDLEVAGTQAGLTVVTEVVEGVPPQEILEYSAMQGIDLIVMGTQGRTGIDRFVMGSVAERVVRHSPVPVLMVRRE from the coding sequence ATGTACTCCGATATCCTGATCCCCACGGATGGAAGCCCGGGAGCGCAGGAAGCTATCGAACACGGACTCGAAATCGCACAACAGTACGAAGCCACGGTTCATGCCCTGTACGTGGTCGATACGCGAGTGTCACGATCCGGTCCGCTTCTCGAATCGCTCCAGCGCGAAGGGCGAAAGGCAGTACGGGACCTCGAGGTGGCAGGGACTCAAGCCGGGCTCACCGTCGTCACAGAGGTCGTTGAAGGGGTTCCACCTCAAGAGATTCTGGAGTATAGTGCGATGCAGGGGATCGATCTCATCGTGATGGGAACGCAGGGCCGGACTGGCATCGATCGCTTCGTGATGGGAAGTGTCGCTGAACGTGTGGTCCGCCACTCTCCGGTTCCCGTTCTCATGGTGCGCAGAGAATAA
- a CDS encoding class I SAM-dependent methyltransferase gives MPKSAPFERYTDQYESWFDTHEDTYQSEVEALQRLIPQPGFGIEIGVGSARFASPLGMQVGLDPADDMLIRARERGIDVVKGVAESLPFRDGTFDTALIVTTICFVDDIPQTLAEARRVLRPDGSLVIGYIDKDSPVGQIYQETKSENPFYREAVFVSTDELVDALDAAGFSEFEFVQTIYHWPDEIDEPEPIEEGYGGGSFVGIKATL, from the coding sequence ATGCCCAAATCCGCACCCTTCGAACGATACACCGACCAATATGAGAGTTGGTTCGACACACATGAAGACACCTACCAGTCCGAAGTCGAAGCTCTCCAGCGACTGATCCCACAGCCAGGATTCGGGATCGAGATCGGCGTCGGCAGCGCCCGGTTCGCGTCCCCGCTCGGGATGCAGGTGGGACTTGATCCTGCCGACGACATGCTGATTCGGGCCCGCGAGCGGGGGATCGACGTCGTCAAAGGCGTCGCTGAATCCCTGCCGTTCAGAGACGGAACGTTCGACACTGCGCTGATCGTCACGACGATCTGTTTCGTCGACGACATCCCCCAGACACTGGCTGAAGCCCGGCGAGTGCTGCGTCCGGACGGATCGCTCGTCATCGGCTATATCGACAAGGACAGCCCAGTCGGTCAGATCTATCAGGAGACGAAGTCGGAGAACCCGTTCTATCGGGAGGCCGTGTTCGTCTCGACTGACGAACTCGTCGATGCGCTCGACGCTGCGGGGTTCTCGGAGTTCGAGTTCGTGCAGACCATCTACCACTGGCCCGACGAGATCGACGAGCCCGAACCGATCGAAGAAGGGTACGGCGGCGGGTCCTTCGTCGGAATCAAGGCGACCCTGTAG